One Myxococcota bacterium DNA segment encodes these proteins:
- a CDS encoding N-acetylmuramoyl-L-alanine amidase has protein sequence MEVYPSMTRVKTDPADPCKPEQNAYLNRMVIRVPGYTELTDFNEVAQHEVLERKWCGPGGHYYVENDGRITQGRPETMKGANEVRGTDGNTNKLGIQVFEPSEAEALSADFIGNLTQLIHCKMIQLSIWPKNIKPHFNKQFRPSHKIVELVNHIVSNATVLEQLEEQVKGL, from the coding sequence ATGGAAGTTTATCCAAGTATGACTCGGGTGAAAACGGATCCAGCGGATCCTTGTAAGCCGGAACAGAACGCTTATCTCAACCGCATGGTCATCCGGGTCCCGGGTTACACAGAACTGACAGATTTCAACGAGGTCGCACAGCATGAAGTGTTAGAACGCAAATGGTGCGGACCGGGTGGACATTACTATGTCGAAAATGACGGTCGGATCACACAAGGGCGCCCAGAAACGATGAAGGGCGCAAATGAAGTGAGAGGTACAGATGGCAATACCAACAAGTTAGGCATTCAAGTCTTTGAGCCTTCGGAGGCTGAAGCTTTGTCTGCGGATTTTATTGGTAATCTGACTCAGCTTATTCATTGCAAGATGATTCAGTTATCTATTTGGCCGAAAAATATTAAGCCGCATTTCAACAAGCAATTCAGACCTTCACATAAAATTGTAGAATTGGTGAATCACATTGTGAGTAATGCGACTGTTTTGGAGCAATTGGAAGAGCAGGTTAAAGGTCTATAG
- the lpdA gene encoding dihydrolipoyl dehydrogenase, with translation MTYTYDLVVLGSGPGGYVAAARASSLGLKVAIVEKDPALGGTCLHRGCIPTKALLHAADVYSELKEAPQIGISVEGVRVEWDKVQKYKSRIVNTNAGGVAHLMKSRKVEVVQGFGKLTGPNEVQVGDKKLSTKNILIAVGSTPRALPFAPFSQRVLSSDTVLDLAEIPGSLVIIGGGVIGLEFASVFSRMGSQVTILEALPRVLAPADPDCSKELTTQLEAAGVKIHTNVQVKAIATKGKSAKTTYQTASGEQVEVSADYVLVSVGRAPLTSEIGIDKTKAQLEKGFVKVNGFMQSDEPSVYAIGDCVNTPWLAHIASAEGILAAGHMAGQKVTAINYDHTPSCVYVDPPVAWSGLTEEEAKKRGYEVKIGRFDFARSGKASILGKKRGFIKFVTDAKYGEILGVHIIGPDATELLAEPSFAMQMEATIDDIASTIHAHPTLYEAIYEAAAATVGKAIHG, from the coding sequence ATGACATACACATACGACTTGGTGGTCCTGGGCTCAGGTCCAGGAGGTTATGTGGCGGCTGCCCGGGCATCGTCCTTGGGTTTGAAAGTCGCAATTGTTGAAAAAGATCCGGCTTTAGGTGGCACTTGCTTGCACCGCGGCTGTATCCCTACCAAAGCATTGCTGCATGCAGCGGATGTCTACTCGGAGCTCAAGGAAGCGCCTCAAATCGGTATTTCCGTGGAAGGCGTACGCGTAGAGTGGGACAAAGTCCAAAAATATAAATCCCGAATCGTAAACACCAACGCTGGCGGCGTGGCTCATTTAATGAAGTCCCGCAAGGTAGAAGTGGTTCAAGGATTCGGCAAGCTTACCGGCCCGAACGAAGTTCAGGTGGGCGATAAAAAGCTTTCCACCAAAAACATTTTAATCGCAGTAGGCTCAACCCCTAGAGCTTTGCCTTTTGCGCCGTTTTCTCAGCGTGTTTTAAGCTCCGACACGGTGCTTGATTTGGCTGAGATTCCCGGATCGCTAGTGATCATTGGTGGCGGCGTTATTGGTTTAGAGTTCGCGTCAGTCTTTAGCCGAATGGGCTCGCAAGTGACCATTTTGGAAGCGTTGCCGAGAGTGCTTGCGCCCGCTGATCCGGACTGTTCCAAAGAGTTAACCACTCAGCTTGAAGCAGCTGGCGTGAAAATCCATACCAATGTCCAAGTGAAAGCCATTGCTACCAAAGGTAAAAGCGCGAAGACCACCTATCAAACCGCCAGCGGTGAACAGGTGGAGGTAAGCGCGGACTACGTTTTGGTGAGTGTGGGTAGGGCGCCGCTCACCAGCGAAATTGGTATCGACAAAACGAAAGCTCAGCTTGAAAAGGGCTTTGTGAAAGTTAATGGCTTCATGCAGTCGGATGAACCAAGCGTTTACGCCATTGGCGATTGCGTCAATACGCCTTGGCTGGCGCACATCGCATCCGCCGAAGGCATCTTGGCCGCGGGTCATATGGCAGGCCAAAAGGTAACTGCGATCAACTACGATCACACGCCTTCCTGCGTGTATGTAGATCCGCCGGTCGCGTGGTCGGGTCTGACCGAAGAAGAAGCCAAAAAGCGTGGCTACGAAGTAAAAATCGGCCGTTTTGATTTCGCCAGAAGCGGCAAAGCGTCTATTTTGGGCAAGAAACGCGGCTTTATTAAGTTCGTCACAGATGCCAAATACGGCGAAATCTTAGGCGTCCATATTATCGGCCCCGATGCCACGGAACTATTAGCAGAGCCATCCTTCGCCATGCAAATGGAAGCAACGATCGATGATATCGCCAGCACCATTCACGCCCACCCGACGCTATATGAGGCCATCTACGAAGCGGCCGCCGCCACAGTAGGTAAAGCAATCCACGGTTAA
- the rpmG gene encoding 50S ribosomal protein L33 produces the protein MAKKGNRELIKLESTAGTGFFYVSQKNKNNTKEKLLLKKYDPKVQRHVDFKEVKLK, from the coding sequence ATGGCGAAAAAAGGCAATCGTGAGCTAATCAAGCTCGAATCAACTGCTGGCACTGGATTTTTCTACGTTAGCCAGAAAAATAAGAACAATACAAAAGAAAAACTTCTTTTGAAAAAGTACGATCCAAAAGTACAACGGCACGTTGATTTTAAAGAAGTTAAGCTGAAATAA
- the speA gene encoding biosynthetic arginine decarboxylase produces the protein MESKWTIQNSLEQYLISRWGAPYFSSNNKGHLTCDPTGKGEFPIDLKELVDDLCRRGIQPPLLVRFNDILGSRVQVISDAFRKSIEEYGYQAQYRGVLPIKVNQQRHVVEELVRHGKPYGLGLESGSKPELLVAMALLDDADSLLLCNGYKDSEYIEIALDAQRLGLRPFLILDRFAELPQIIAISKQREVIPHIGMRAKLSTKGKGRWEDSSGDRSKFGLTAREMVEAVQLLKKENMLDCLELVHFHIGSQITSIRSIKNATREAAHLYCNLRRMGCNMLSHIDIGGGLAVDYDGSRSDFHSSMNYSTQEYANDIIATVQEICDENDMPHPTIVSESGRALVAHHAMLVFNVLGVNEMTGHIRKDFESPSEEEHGVLHSMWEAYQSVASKRFQEAYNDIQAAKEESVTLFSHGVIDLETKAKIDDLYWATCERIQQGMLQEKSFIPEDLKGLEKKLSDTYYCNFSIFQSLPDSWAVGHLFPIAPIHRLDEEPTREAILADLTCDSDGKLDQFIDLQDVKATLRLHQSNGKPYYLGAFLVGAYQEILGDLHNLFGDTNAVHVSLRADGKYRLDHVVQGDTVSEVLSYVEYDRLDLLKRIRNMAESAVREGDITFEESAKLMKRYEEGLAGYTYLEDID, from the coding sequence TTGGAAAGCAAATGGACCATACAGAATAGCTTGGAACAATACCTGATTTCCCGTTGGGGTGCGCCCTACTTTTCAAGCAACAATAAGGGACATTTAACCTGCGATCCAACCGGCAAAGGTGAGTTTCCTATCGACTTGAAAGAATTAGTCGATGACTTATGCCGCCGCGGCATTCAACCGCCTCTACTTGTGCGCTTCAACGATATTTTAGGCAGTCGCGTTCAAGTCATCTCGGACGCCTTTAGAAAAAGCATCGAAGAGTACGGCTATCAAGCTCAATATCGCGGTGTTTTACCGATTAAAGTCAACCAGCAACGTCACGTGGTCGAAGAACTGGTGCGCCACGGCAAGCCTTACGGGCTAGGCCTTGAATCAGGGTCCAAGCCTGAGCTGCTGGTCGCCATGGCCTTACTCGATGACGCCGATTCCTTGCTGCTTTGCAACGGCTACAAAGATAGCGAGTACATCGAAATTGCTTTAGACGCCCAGAGACTAGGCCTTAGACCTTTCTTAATTTTAGACCGTTTTGCCGAGTTGCCGCAAATCATTGCCATCTCGAAACAACGGGAAGTCATCCCGCACATTGGCATGCGTGCGAAGCTATCCACCAAAGGCAAAGGCCGCTGGGAGGACAGTTCAGGAGATCGCAGCAAGTTTGGCTTAACTGCCAGGGAAATGGTCGAAGCCGTTCAACTGCTTAAAAAAGAAAATATGCTGGATTGCTTAGAGCTGGTCCACTTCCACATTGGCTCGCAAATCACCTCCATCAGGTCCATCAAGAACGCCACGCGTGAAGCAGCGCATCTGTATTGCAACTTGCGCCGCATGGGCTGCAACATGCTGTCTCACATTGATATCGGTGGCGGCTTAGCAGTCGATTATGACGGTAGCCGCAGCGACTTTCACTCATCGATGAATTACTCTACCCAAGAGTACGCCAACGACATTATCGCCACCGTGCAAGAAATCTGCGACGAAAATGATATGCCTCACCCGACCATCGTGTCGGAATCAGGCAGAGCGCTGGTCGCGCATCACGCGATGTTGGTTTTCAACGTGCTGGGTGTCAATGAAATGACCGGCCATATCCGCAAGGACTTCGAAAGCCCTTCAGAAGAAGAGCACGGTGTTTTGCACTCCATGTGGGAAGCTTACCAGTCTGTGGCCAGCAAAAGGTTTCAAGAGGCTTACAACGACATCCAAGCAGCCAAAGAAGAAAGTGTCACACTGTTTAGCCATGGCGTCATTGACCTAGAAACCAAAGCCAAGATCGACGATCTCTACTGGGCAACCTGCGAGCGTATCCAACAAGGGATGCTGCAAGAAAAAAGCTTTATTCCCGAAGATCTCAAAGGTCTGGAGAAAAAACTCAGCGACACTTACTACTGCAATTTTTCTATCTTTCAGTCCCTCCCCGATTCCTGGGCCGTGGGGCATCTCTTTCCGATCGCGCCCATCCATCGTTTAGATGAAGAGCCCACTCGCGAAGCCATCTTAGCTGATTTGACCTGCGATTCCGATGGCAAGCTCGATCAATTTATCGACCTTCAGGACGTTAAAGCAACACTTAGACTGCATCAATCCAACGGCAAGCCCTATTACCTTGGCGCATTTCTAGTCGGCGCCTACCAAGAAATTTTGGGCGATTTGCACAATCTGTTCGGCGACACCAATGCCGTCCATGTTTCCTTACGAGCCGACGGTAAATACCGCCTGGATCACGTGGTCCAAGGCGACACAGTTAGTGAAGTGCTAAGCTATGTGGAGTATGATCGCCTGGATCTGCTAAAACGCATCCGCAACATGGCTGAATCTGCTGTTCGAGAAGGCGATATCACTTTCGAAGAGTCCGCCAAACTCATGAAACGTTACGAAGAAGGCCTTGCTGGCTACACCTATCTAGAAGATATCGACTGA
- a CDS encoding HU family DNA-binding protein, with the protein MTKTELVDFVCKNQSGLTKKAGSEIIDSVFEAMQHSIKKDQKFAYPGFGTFVLRSRKARTGRDPRTGAEIKIKASRTVGFKPARAFKDQL; encoded by the coding sequence ATGACAAAGACTGAACTTGTCGATTTCGTATGTAAAAACCAAAGCGGCCTAACCAAAAAAGCTGGCTCTGAAATTATTGATTCCGTGTTCGAAGCTATGCAACACAGCATCAAGAAAGATCAAAAGTTTGCTTACCCAGGTTTCGGTACATTTGTTTTGCGCTCTCGCAAAGCAAGAACTGGCCGTGACCCACGTACAGGCGCAGAGATCAAAATCAAAGCTTCCCGTACTGTTGGTTTCAAACCAGCTCGTGCATTCAAAGATCAGCTGTAA
- the rsgA gene encoding ribosome small subunit-dependent GTPase A, translating into MILSKIKAHFGVEVLVQAPSGELSRIKISRNSGHVVGDKVQVTDGRLTRLDRENELIRKTPFGNQVIAANLNYVGIVISYTPKTPNYFIDQIIVSCRSVGIEPFILVTKLDKSESGDFFGNIKSIYQNSVPVLAGVTELKTFLKPARYIFVGVSGAGKSTLINHLIPDAAQKVGSLSEHSEQGRHTTSGSLLLDLPGGGELIDSPGVRDFTPVDLNAEELARYFPGFENLMDRPCRFRNCKHLTDPGCAIREYADPKVYQRYLDFKTQHGTV; encoded by the coding sequence ATGATTTTAAGCAAAATTAAAGCGCATTTTGGTGTAGAAGTGCTGGTTCAGGCGCCGTCTGGAGAGCTATCACGCATCAAAATTTCACGAAATTCAGGGCATGTCGTCGGCGACAAAGTGCAGGTGACAGACGGCCGCCTAACGCGCTTAGACCGAGAAAACGAACTGATCCGAAAAACACCCTTCGGCAATCAAGTTATTGCCGCTAACCTAAACTACGTCGGTATTGTAATTTCCTACACTCCGAAAACACCGAATTACTTCATCGATCAAATTATTGTTTCGTGCAGATCGGTAGGCATAGAGCCGTTTATTTTGGTCACCAAACTCGACAAATCAGAATCCGGCGATTTTTTCGGCAATATTAAATCTATCTACCAAAACAGCGTGCCCGTTTTGGCAGGCGTCACCGAGCTTAAAACTTTCCTCAAACCCGCTCGTTACATCTTCGTCGGCGTCTCCGGCGCCGGCAAAAGCACGCTCATCAATCACCTAATCCCCGACGCCGCTCAAAAAGTCGGCTCCTTAAGCGAACACAGCGAACAGGGCCGCCACACAACCTCCGGTTCCTTACTCTTAGACCTCCCAGGCGGCGGCGAGCTCATCGACAGCCCAGGCGTCAGAGACTTCACGCCAGTCGATTTAAATGCCGAAGAGCTAGCCAGGTATTTCCCCGGTTTCGAAAATTTAATGGACAGACCTTGCAGGTTTAGAAACTGCAAACATTTAACTGACCCTGGCTGCGCTATTCGAGAATACGCAGACCCAAAAGTCTACCAGCGCTATTTAGATTTCAAGACCCAGCACGGGACCGTGTGA
- a CDS encoding OTU domain-containing protein, translating into MNKIVFAFLVLIASLNSFAVTAEEVNQRYSLLKNLYPNGNCPANELEALYSLYRDYLFSLKPIKMPHILQMGQRLSRLAQGNPSRADEFVSRFTREHEARSLAARARSVRFVESSMAATANRPLMQSMAPGFFLSFDSQTSPDQRWNVLLNAHKSISKSKAAKNVLRRRVLAKVLHTIADSEFRTQQALELDPSNGSASEIAEHLINWLGEIFAELRSQKKYTEDTENIDALKTAYQLWSTISHYAAVTGNQGLLEGLKLIRLTFEESAGAQQRIGRAQSHCMARAGSVVGSRQGSTVPGMTPMQIVARGAYVLDQSNQPSGSRARGQERTEVEDEVIDSARESISAIRTAQIGGEIFDVVSNWVADDGDCAYHSLNISRADFLRQVMNIMDFQTPSSQTLARVFTGNGVNYNNWVHSMANGPNLYASELELTLWAHLNQTQVHVLTIQGGIFVGNTENVFGPANAANHVYLGYVNTRISDVANHYIRLHLTRRRNVLNVPAQESSNPNHPRPRRDDDDENDRGGAGTSGRTRPPLGRRVNDAKPASGGEERDPKEHRTEGQRRATGANDYASALKEIAIPASVKTLVGRTRLLNRFTAPASF; encoded by the coding sequence ATGAATAAAATTGTTTTTGCGTTTTTGGTTTTGATAGCGTCTCTAAATTCCTTCGCTGTTACAGCAGAAGAAGTTAACCAGCGGTATAGCTTGCTGAAGAATCTATATCCTAACGGCAACTGTCCTGCAAATGAATTGGAAGCCCTCTATTCCCTTTACAGAGACTATTTGTTTTCCCTAAAGCCAATTAAGATGCCTCATATCCTGCAGATGGGTCAACGGTTGAGCAGGTTAGCGCAAGGAAATCCTTCGCGCGCGGATGAGTTCGTCAGTCGATTTACTCGTGAGCATGAAGCCAGGTCCTTAGCTGCTAGAGCCCGGTCTGTTAGATTCGTTGAATCTTCGATGGCGGCTACTGCTAATAGACCTTTGATGCAGAGTATGGCTCCAGGGTTTTTCTTGAGTTTCGATTCTCAGACCTCCCCCGATCAGAGATGGAATGTGCTTTTAAATGCCCATAAGTCTATCTCAAAATCAAAAGCTGCGAAAAACGTTCTTCGGCGGCGCGTATTGGCAAAAGTGCTTCATACTATTGCTGATAGCGAGTTTCGGACTCAACAGGCTTTGGAGTTGGATCCTAGTAACGGTTCCGCGTCCGAAATCGCTGAACACTTGATCAATTGGCTGGGGGAAATTTTTGCGGAACTTCGCTCTCAGAAAAAATACACTGAAGATACTGAAAATATCGACGCGCTGAAAACAGCCTATCAATTATGGAGTACCATATCTCATTACGCAGCGGTTACTGGTAATCAGGGGTTGCTTGAGGGTTTGAAATTGATTCGCCTTACGTTTGAGGAAAGCGCCGGGGCGCAACAACGCATTGGACGCGCCCAAAGTCATTGCATGGCGAGAGCCGGCTCAGTCGTTGGAAGCAGACAGGGTTCCACCGTACCTGGAATGACGCCAATGCAAATCGTTGCGAGAGGTGCTTATGTGTTGGATCAATCAAATCAGCCTAGTGGTTCTCGCGCTCGCGGCCAAGAACGTACGGAAGTAGAGGATGAGGTTATAGATAGCGCTAGGGAGTCTATCAGTGCCATCCGTACTGCTCAGATCGGGGGCGAGATATTCGACGTTGTATCCAATTGGGTCGCGGACGATGGTGACTGTGCCTACCATTCTCTGAACATATCTCGCGCCGATTTTCTGCGGCAAGTTATGAACATTATGGACTTTCAAACTCCATCTTCTCAAACACTGGCTCGAGTTTTTACGGGTAATGGGGTTAACTATAACAATTGGGTTCATTCAATGGCAAATGGCCCAAATTTATATGCTTCAGAATTGGAACTTACTCTTTGGGCTCATCTTAACCAGACGCAGGTACACGTGCTAACGATTCAAGGTGGCATCTTCGTAGGAAATACCGAAAATGTTTTCGGACCAGCGAATGCTGCAAATCATGTTTATTTGGGGTATGTTAATACTCGGATCAGTGATGTTGCTAACCATTATATCCGATTACATTTAACTCGACGTCGAAATGTCTTAAATGTACCTGCCCAAGAATCTTCTAATCCTAATCATCCACGTCCACGGAGAGACGATGATGATGAAAATGACCGTGGTGGTGCTGGTACTTCAGGTCGGACACGTCCTCCTTTGGGCAGGCGGGTTAATGATGCCAAGCCGGCAAGTGGTGGTGAGGAGAGAGACCCCAAAGAGCATCGTACTGAAGGGCAACGCCGTGCAACAGGCGCTAATGATTATGCCAGTGCCTTGAAGGAAATAGCTATTCCCGCATCTGTGAAAACACTTGTAGGGCGCACTCGACTGCTGAATCGGTTTACCGCTCCAGCTAGCTTCTAG